The candidate division WOR-3 bacterium genome has a window encoding:
- a CDS encoding Hsp20/alpha crystallin family protein, whose product MKIEKDKKEVMKMAKHLTTWDPFREMVSLRDELDRLFDSVFGRLPRERGETYWAPPMDIEETDDAVIVRAELPGMSKDDIKISLSGDTLTISGERKQESEKKGKTYYRIERAYGKFQRTVTLPAEVEGDKAKATYRAGVLELVLPKSEKSKAKEISIVAED is encoded by the coding sequence GTGAAGATTGAAAAAGATAAAAAGGAGGTGATGAAAATGGCTAAACATCTAACAACTTGGGACCCGTTCCGGGAGATGGTATCTTTGAGAGATGAACTGGACCGTTTGTTTGACTCGGTGTTCGGCAGGTTACCGCGCGAGCGGGGTGAGACTTACTGGGCACCGCCGATGGACATTGAGGAAACCGATGATGCGGTTATCGTCAGGGCAGAACTGCCCGGGATGAGTAAAGACGACATCAAAATCAGCCTCTCGGGCGATACCCTGACGATTTCCGGCGAGCGAAAGCAGGAGTCGGAAAAGAAGGGTAAAACCTACTATCGGATTGAGCGGGCTTACGGTAAGTTCCAGCGGACAGTAACCCTGCCGGCTGAGGTTGAAGGTGATAAGGCGAAGGCGACTTACCGTGCCGGGGTGCTGGAACTGGTTCTGCCGAAGTCCGAGAAGTCCAAGGCAAAAGAGATCAGCATCGTTGCCGAGGACTAA